One Triticum dicoccoides isolate Atlit2015 ecotype Zavitan chromosome 5B, WEW_v2.0, whole genome shotgun sequence genomic window carries:
- the LOC119307729 gene encoding uncharacterized protein LOC119307729 isoform X2, whose product MAEGRRLDRRGPGCLEGLFKFLALNQKLQTPKLIAYQKHGEGNDNTLRVKVPKPINGIEKEETVQETDSVSPTTKASMFTWKTLMFRKKTHKKDQKKIESHSNPRDSSPSSSRLIRSSSIHHSKCFEYVVPDELALEYQRMNESSSTETGSSQGAPQSSHQSPRGPVFQESRKASGSISGKHNLIAEAPCETIPENLTTENEVSSKQKSLDDSTHHSKEFLDFLELFNAHRELFLKILHDPSLLVPPEQQEQEASSSGAVPLSKLESFPRPGGSSGKRNPIFDRSDSEKSRRAEIQRSPSRPKSDLEGAKVISTRMPSGVEASTVSLAESRSLKKAGTTSSRFKAISKKIKHVVKDGVFHKMPYGQKMAELTKSTSTKKFAQEEKQIRRSYSIAESVDKYSTLYDSMSRESRISFERPSTAVEDDASLRDKKSPMHMKRITSLPEMELYAPQKDALTEFPGSQIVPKTYDVESDRFSSHQNGSFSIVTEGNLYPDYITERTADIYSEQNDEEGAFLCSLEEDLRSILRTPSSSSFGQSFSHRRINSLPSFDRTFFQDHSRSFTEHSVADSEPTFEDMQLEDDEWLVKPSQASGEYAANFKNDQWLIRPLQPSGIDATDHEDEEWVVETPQLLGANAVEDEEWLVKPALPLGADDSNSEFQFIHEFTEQNDAGSLNIYVNDENEADFQYVKDILKKSGFSCGEADWYASNQPLSPVIFEEAECSCQDLEMTNDEPHSIVRRMLLFDIINEVLMHIYDSSLVNGPWHSRFDPRTRPIPMGSHVLEEVWANVSCYLSLQWKPNTTVDDIVAHDVMRKDSWMNLLYDAECVALDLEDLMVEDLLDDVVLQIVLISIDE is encoded by the exons ATGGCGGAGGGCAGGCGGCTCGATAGGCGGGGCCCAGGCTGCCTCGAGGGCTTGTTCAAATTTCTTGCCCTCAACCAAAAATTGCAAACGCCAAAACTGATTGCCTATCAAAAGCATGGGGAAGGAAATGACAACACACTCA GAGTAAAAGTTCCGAAACCCATAAACGGCATAGAAAAAGAAGAAACTGTTCAG GAGACTGACAGCGTTTCTCCAACGACGAAGGCCAGCATGTTTACATGGAAGACACTCATGTTCAGGAAGAAAACACACAAGAAAGATCAAAAGAAGATTGAATCGCATTCCAATCCGCGTGACAGCTCCCCATCGTCATCACGTTTGATACGCTCCAGCTCAATCCATCATTCAAAATGCTTCGAATATGTGGTTCCTGATGAGTTGGCTTTGGAGTACCAGCGAATGAACGAATCGAGCTCCACTGAGACAGGCTCTAGTCAGGGTGCACCGCAGTCATCACATCAGAGCCCTAGAGGTCCCGTTTTTCAGGAGTCGCGCAAGGCTTCTGGTAGCATTAGTGGCAAACATAACTTGATTGCAGAAGCACCCTGTGAGACCATACCTGAGAACCTTACTACTGAGAATGAGGTCTCCTCTAAGCAGAAAAGCCTTGACGATTCAACGCATCACTCGAAGGAGTTCTTGGATTTCCTTGAATTGTTCAATGCACACAGGGAACTGTTTCTCAAGATTCTTCACGATCCTTCCTTGTTAGTACCACCTGAACAGCAAGAGCAAGAAGCTTCCTCTAGCGGTGCAGTACCGCTGAGCAAATTAGAATCGTTCCCAAGACCAGGAGGATCATCAGGGAAGCGTAACCCTATATTTGATCGGAGCGACAGTGAGAAAAGCAGAAGGGCAGAAATCCAAAGGTCGCCGTCAAGGCCTAAATCTGACCTTGAAGGCGCAAAAGTCATCAGTACAAGAATGCCTTCTGGTGTCGAGGCATCAACAGTTTCTCTTGCAGAATCAAGAAGCCTAAAAAAAGCTGGAACCACTTCAAGTCGATTTAAAGCTATAAGTAAGAAGATCAAACATGTCGTAAAGGACGGAGTTTTTCATAAAATGCCTTATGGCCAAAAGATGGCTGAGTTAACCAAGAGCACCTCCACGAAGAAATTTGCCCAGGAGGAGAAACAAATACGAAGATCATATTCTATTGCAGAATCAGTAGACAAGTACTCGACTCTCTATGATTCAATGTCAAGGGAGTCAAGGATTTCCTTCGAAAGACCAAGTACAGCAGTGGAAGACGATGCAAGCTTAAGAGACAAGAAGTCGCCAATGCACATGAAAAGAATAACTTCTCTTCCAGAAATGGAATTATATGCTCCTCAAAAAGATGCTCTAACTGAATTTCCTGGTTCTCAGATTGTGCCCAAGACATATGATGTGGAATCTGATCGGTTTTCTTCACATCAAAATGGCTCcttcagtattgtcacagaaggaaATTTGTACCCTGATTACATCACAGAAAGAACAGCAGATATTTACAGTGAACAAAATGATGAAG AAGGTGCTTTCCTTTGTTCTCTAGAAGAAGATTTACGTAGCATTCTCCGAACTCCCAGTTCGTCTTCTTTTGGCCAGTCTTTCTCCCATCGACGCATCAACAGTTTACCTTCTTTTGACCGGACATTTTTTCAAGATCACAGCCGCAGTTTTACTGAGCATTCTGTAGCAG ATTCAGAACCGACATTTGAAGATATGCAACTGGAGGATGATGAGTGGTTGGTCAAGCCATCACAGGCTTCAGGAGAATATGCTGCCAATTTCAAGAATGACCAGTGGCTAATTAGGCCACTGCAACCCTCAGGCATCGATGCTACTGATCATGAGGACGAAGAGTGGGTTGTTGAGACACCACAGCTGCTAGGTGCCAATGCTGTCGAGGATGAAGAGTGGCTGGTCAAGCCGGCGCTGCCCTTGGGTGCCGATGATTCGAATTCAGAGTTCCAGTTTATACATGAATTCACCGAACAAAATGATGCAGGTTCCTTGAACATTTATGTCAATGACGAGAATGAGGCTGATttccagtatgtgaaggatatactcAAGAAATCCGGGTTCAGCTGTGGCGAGGCCGATTGGTATGCATCCAACCAACCACTCAGCCCAGTGATCTTCGAGGAGGCAGAATGCTCATGTCAGGATCTTGAGATGACCAATGACGAGCCCCACAGCATCGTCAGGCGCATGCTCCTGTTTGATATCATCAACGAGGTCCTGATGCACATCTACGACTCCTCCCTCGTCAACGGTCCGTGGCATTCGCGCTTCGACCCGCGCACCAGGCCGATACCCATGGGGTCCCATGTCCTTGAGGAGGTGTGGGCAAACGTTAGCTGCTACCTGAGCCTTCAGTGGAAGCCCAACACGACGGTGGACGACATTGTGGCGCATGATGTTATGAGGAAGGACAGCTGGATGAACCTGCTGTACGACGCGGAGTGTGTCGCGCTGGACCTGGAGGATCTTATGGTGGAGGACCTTCTGGATGATGTTGTTCTTCAGATAGTGTTAATATCTATCGACGAATGA
- the LOC119307729 gene encoding uncharacterized protein LOC119307729 isoform X1, with protein MAEGRRLDRRGPGCLEGLFKFLALNQKLQTPKLIAYQKHGEGNDNTLRVKVPKPINGIEKEETVQKETDSVSPTTKASMFTWKTLMFRKKTHKKDQKKIESHSNPRDSSPSSSRLIRSSSIHHSKCFEYVVPDELALEYQRMNESSSTETGSSQGAPQSSHQSPRGPVFQESRKASGSISGKHNLIAEAPCETIPENLTTENEVSSKQKSLDDSTHHSKEFLDFLELFNAHRELFLKILHDPSLLVPPEQQEQEASSSGAVPLSKLESFPRPGGSSGKRNPIFDRSDSEKSRRAEIQRSPSRPKSDLEGAKVISTRMPSGVEASTVSLAESRSLKKAGTTSSRFKAISKKIKHVVKDGVFHKMPYGQKMAELTKSTSTKKFAQEEKQIRRSYSIAESVDKYSTLYDSMSRESRISFERPSTAVEDDASLRDKKSPMHMKRITSLPEMELYAPQKDALTEFPGSQIVPKTYDVESDRFSSHQNGSFSIVTEGNLYPDYITERTADIYSEQNDEEGAFLCSLEEDLRSILRTPSSSSFGQSFSHRRINSLPSFDRTFFQDHSRSFTEHSVADSEPTFEDMQLEDDEWLVKPSQASGEYAANFKNDQWLIRPLQPSGIDATDHEDEEWVVETPQLLGANAVEDEEWLVKPALPLGADDSNSEFQFIHEFTEQNDAGSLNIYVNDENEADFQYVKDILKKSGFSCGEADWYASNQPLSPVIFEEAECSCQDLEMTNDEPHSIVRRMLLFDIINEVLMHIYDSSLVNGPWHSRFDPRTRPIPMGSHVLEEVWANVSCYLSLQWKPNTTVDDIVAHDVMRKDSWMNLLYDAECVALDLEDLMVEDLLDDVVLQIVLISIDE; from the exons ATGGCGGAGGGCAGGCGGCTCGATAGGCGGGGCCCAGGCTGCCTCGAGGGCTTGTTCAAATTTCTTGCCCTCAACCAAAAATTGCAAACGCCAAAACTGATTGCCTATCAAAAGCATGGGGAAGGAAATGACAACACACTCA GAGTAAAAGTTCCGAAACCCATAAACGGCATAGAAAAAGAAGAAACTGTTCAG AAGGAGACTGACAGCGTTTCTCCAACGACGAAGGCCAGCATGTTTACATGGAAGACACTCATGTTCAGGAAGAAAACACACAAGAAAGATCAAAAGAAGATTGAATCGCATTCCAATCCGCGTGACAGCTCCCCATCGTCATCACGTTTGATACGCTCCAGCTCAATCCATCATTCAAAATGCTTCGAATATGTGGTTCCTGATGAGTTGGCTTTGGAGTACCAGCGAATGAACGAATCGAGCTCCACTGAGACAGGCTCTAGTCAGGGTGCACCGCAGTCATCACATCAGAGCCCTAGAGGTCCCGTTTTTCAGGAGTCGCGCAAGGCTTCTGGTAGCATTAGTGGCAAACATAACTTGATTGCAGAAGCACCCTGTGAGACCATACCTGAGAACCTTACTACTGAGAATGAGGTCTCCTCTAAGCAGAAAAGCCTTGACGATTCAACGCATCACTCGAAGGAGTTCTTGGATTTCCTTGAATTGTTCAATGCACACAGGGAACTGTTTCTCAAGATTCTTCACGATCCTTCCTTGTTAGTACCACCTGAACAGCAAGAGCAAGAAGCTTCCTCTAGCGGTGCAGTACCGCTGAGCAAATTAGAATCGTTCCCAAGACCAGGAGGATCATCAGGGAAGCGTAACCCTATATTTGATCGGAGCGACAGTGAGAAAAGCAGAAGGGCAGAAATCCAAAGGTCGCCGTCAAGGCCTAAATCTGACCTTGAAGGCGCAAAAGTCATCAGTACAAGAATGCCTTCTGGTGTCGAGGCATCAACAGTTTCTCTTGCAGAATCAAGAAGCCTAAAAAAAGCTGGAACCACTTCAAGTCGATTTAAAGCTATAAGTAAGAAGATCAAACATGTCGTAAAGGACGGAGTTTTTCATAAAATGCCTTATGGCCAAAAGATGGCTGAGTTAACCAAGAGCACCTCCACGAAGAAATTTGCCCAGGAGGAGAAACAAATACGAAGATCATATTCTATTGCAGAATCAGTAGACAAGTACTCGACTCTCTATGATTCAATGTCAAGGGAGTCAAGGATTTCCTTCGAAAGACCAAGTACAGCAGTGGAAGACGATGCAAGCTTAAGAGACAAGAAGTCGCCAATGCACATGAAAAGAATAACTTCTCTTCCAGAAATGGAATTATATGCTCCTCAAAAAGATGCTCTAACTGAATTTCCTGGTTCTCAGATTGTGCCCAAGACATATGATGTGGAATCTGATCGGTTTTCTTCACATCAAAATGGCTCcttcagtattgtcacagaaggaaATTTGTACCCTGATTACATCACAGAAAGAACAGCAGATATTTACAGTGAACAAAATGATGAAG AAGGTGCTTTCCTTTGTTCTCTAGAAGAAGATTTACGTAGCATTCTCCGAACTCCCAGTTCGTCTTCTTTTGGCCAGTCTTTCTCCCATCGACGCATCAACAGTTTACCTTCTTTTGACCGGACATTTTTTCAAGATCACAGCCGCAGTTTTACTGAGCATTCTGTAGCAG ATTCAGAACCGACATTTGAAGATATGCAACTGGAGGATGATGAGTGGTTGGTCAAGCCATCACAGGCTTCAGGAGAATATGCTGCCAATTTCAAGAATGACCAGTGGCTAATTAGGCCACTGCAACCCTCAGGCATCGATGCTACTGATCATGAGGACGAAGAGTGGGTTGTTGAGACACCACAGCTGCTAGGTGCCAATGCTGTCGAGGATGAAGAGTGGCTGGTCAAGCCGGCGCTGCCCTTGGGTGCCGATGATTCGAATTCAGAGTTCCAGTTTATACATGAATTCACCGAACAAAATGATGCAGGTTCCTTGAACATTTATGTCAATGACGAGAATGAGGCTGATttccagtatgtgaaggatatactcAAGAAATCCGGGTTCAGCTGTGGCGAGGCCGATTGGTATGCATCCAACCAACCACTCAGCCCAGTGATCTTCGAGGAGGCAGAATGCTCATGTCAGGATCTTGAGATGACCAATGACGAGCCCCACAGCATCGTCAGGCGCATGCTCCTGTTTGATATCATCAACGAGGTCCTGATGCACATCTACGACTCCTCCCTCGTCAACGGTCCGTGGCATTCGCGCTTCGACCCGCGCACCAGGCCGATACCCATGGGGTCCCATGTCCTTGAGGAGGTGTGGGCAAACGTTAGCTGCTACCTGAGCCTTCAGTGGAAGCCCAACACGACGGTGGACGACATTGTGGCGCATGATGTTATGAGGAAGGACAGCTGGATGAACCTGCTGTACGACGCGGAGTGTGTCGCGCTGGACCTGGAGGATCTTATGGTGGAGGACCTTCTGGATGATGTTGTTCTTCAGATAGTGTTAATATCTATCGACGAATGA
- the LOC119307729 gene encoding uncharacterized protein LOC119307729 isoform X3 translates to MAEGRRLDRRGPGCLEGLFKFLALNQKLQTPKLIAYQKHGEGNDNTLRVKVPKPINGIEKEETVQTDSVSPTTKASMFTWKTLMFRKKTHKKDQKKIESHSNPRDSSPSSSRLIRSSSIHHSKCFEYVVPDELALEYQRMNESSSTETGSSQGAPQSSHQSPRGPVFQESRKASGSISGKHNLIAEAPCETIPENLTTENEVSSKQKSLDDSTHHSKEFLDFLELFNAHRELFLKILHDPSLLVPPEQQEQEASSSGAVPLSKLESFPRPGGSSGKRNPIFDRSDSEKSRRAEIQRSPSRPKSDLEGAKVISTRMPSGVEASTVSLAESRSLKKAGTTSSRFKAISKKIKHVVKDGVFHKMPYGQKMAELTKSTSTKKFAQEEKQIRRSYSIAESVDKYSTLYDSMSRESRISFERPSTAVEDDASLRDKKSPMHMKRITSLPEMELYAPQKDALTEFPGSQIVPKTYDVESDRFSSHQNGSFSIVTEGNLYPDYITERTADIYSEQNDEEGAFLCSLEEDLRSILRTPSSSSFGQSFSHRRINSLPSFDRTFFQDHSRSFTEHSVADSEPTFEDMQLEDDEWLVKPSQASGEYAANFKNDQWLIRPLQPSGIDATDHEDEEWVVETPQLLGANAVEDEEWLVKPALPLGADDSNSEFQFIHEFTEQNDAGSLNIYVNDENEADFQYVKDILKKSGFSCGEADWYASNQPLSPVIFEEAECSCQDLEMTNDEPHSIVRRMLLFDIINEVLMHIYDSSLVNGPWHSRFDPRTRPIPMGSHVLEEVWANVSCYLSLQWKPNTTVDDIVAHDVMRKDSWMNLLYDAECVALDLEDLMVEDLLDDVVLQIVLISIDE, encoded by the exons ATGGCGGAGGGCAGGCGGCTCGATAGGCGGGGCCCAGGCTGCCTCGAGGGCTTGTTCAAATTTCTTGCCCTCAACCAAAAATTGCAAACGCCAAAACTGATTGCCTATCAAAAGCATGGGGAAGGAAATGACAACACACTCA GAGTAAAAGTTCCGAAACCCATAAACGGCATAGAAAAAGAAGAAACTGTTCAG ACTGACAGCGTTTCTCCAACGACGAAGGCCAGCATGTTTACATGGAAGACACTCATGTTCAGGAAGAAAACACACAAGAAAGATCAAAAGAAGATTGAATCGCATTCCAATCCGCGTGACAGCTCCCCATCGTCATCACGTTTGATACGCTCCAGCTCAATCCATCATTCAAAATGCTTCGAATATGTGGTTCCTGATGAGTTGGCTTTGGAGTACCAGCGAATGAACGAATCGAGCTCCACTGAGACAGGCTCTAGTCAGGGTGCACCGCAGTCATCACATCAGAGCCCTAGAGGTCCCGTTTTTCAGGAGTCGCGCAAGGCTTCTGGTAGCATTAGTGGCAAACATAACTTGATTGCAGAAGCACCCTGTGAGACCATACCTGAGAACCTTACTACTGAGAATGAGGTCTCCTCTAAGCAGAAAAGCCTTGACGATTCAACGCATCACTCGAAGGAGTTCTTGGATTTCCTTGAATTGTTCAATGCACACAGGGAACTGTTTCTCAAGATTCTTCACGATCCTTCCTTGTTAGTACCACCTGAACAGCAAGAGCAAGAAGCTTCCTCTAGCGGTGCAGTACCGCTGAGCAAATTAGAATCGTTCCCAAGACCAGGAGGATCATCAGGGAAGCGTAACCCTATATTTGATCGGAGCGACAGTGAGAAAAGCAGAAGGGCAGAAATCCAAAGGTCGCCGTCAAGGCCTAAATCTGACCTTGAAGGCGCAAAAGTCATCAGTACAAGAATGCCTTCTGGTGTCGAGGCATCAACAGTTTCTCTTGCAGAATCAAGAAGCCTAAAAAAAGCTGGAACCACTTCAAGTCGATTTAAAGCTATAAGTAAGAAGATCAAACATGTCGTAAAGGACGGAGTTTTTCATAAAATGCCTTATGGCCAAAAGATGGCTGAGTTAACCAAGAGCACCTCCACGAAGAAATTTGCCCAGGAGGAGAAACAAATACGAAGATCATATTCTATTGCAGAATCAGTAGACAAGTACTCGACTCTCTATGATTCAATGTCAAGGGAGTCAAGGATTTCCTTCGAAAGACCAAGTACAGCAGTGGAAGACGATGCAAGCTTAAGAGACAAGAAGTCGCCAATGCACATGAAAAGAATAACTTCTCTTCCAGAAATGGAATTATATGCTCCTCAAAAAGATGCTCTAACTGAATTTCCTGGTTCTCAGATTGTGCCCAAGACATATGATGTGGAATCTGATCGGTTTTCTTCACATCAAAATGGCTCcttcagtattgtcacagaaggaaATTTGTACCCTGATTACATCACAGAAAGAACAGCAGATATTTACAGTGAACAAAATGATGAAG AAGGTGCTTTCCTTTGTTCTCTAGAAGAAGATTTACGTAGCATTCTCCGAACTCCCAGTTCGTCTTCTTTTGGCCAGTCTTTCTCCCATCGACGCATCAACAGTTTACCTTCTTTTGACCGGACATTTTTTCAAGATCACAGCCGCAGTTTTACTGAGCATTCTGTAGCAG ATTCAGAACCGACATTTGAAGATATGCAACTGGAGGATGATGAGTGGTTGGTCAAGCCATCACAGGCTTCAGGAGAATATGCTGCCAATTTCAAGAATGACCAGTGGCTAATTAGGCCACTGCAACCCTCAGGCATCGATGCTACTGATCATGAGGACGAAGAGTGGGTTGTTGAGACACCACAGCTGCTAGGTGCCAATGCTGTCGAGGATGAAGAGTGGCTGGTCAAGCCGGCGCTGCCCTTGGGTGCCGATGATTCGAATTCAGAGTTCCAGTTTATACATGAATTCACCGAACAAAATGATGCAGGTTCCTTGAACATTTATGTCAATGACGAGAATGAGGCTGATttccagtatgtgaaggatatactcAAGAAATCCGGGTTCAGCTGTGGCGAGGCCGATTGGTATGCATCCAACCAACCACTCAGCCCAGTGATCTTCGAGGAGGCAGAATGCTCATGTCAGGATCTTGAGATGACCAATGACGAGCCCCACAGCATCGTCAGGCGCATGCTCCTGTTTGATATCATCAACGAGGTCCTGATGCACATCTACGACTCCTCCCTCGTCAACGGTCCGTGGCATTCGCGCTTCGACCCGCGCACCAGGCCGATACCCATGGGGTCCCATGTCCTTGAGGAGGTGTGGGCAAACGTTAGCTGCTACCTGAGCCTTCAGTGGAAGCCCAACACGACGGTGGACGACATTGTGGCGCATGATGTTATGAGGAAGGACAGCTGGATGAACCTGCTGTACGACGCGGAGTGTGTCGCGCTGGACCTGGAGGATCTTATGGTGGAGGACCTTCTGGATGATGTTGTTCTTCAGATAGTGTTAATATCTATCGACGAATGA
- the LOC119307729 gene encoding uncharacterized protein LOC119307729 isoform X4 has protein sequence MFTWKTLMFRKKTHKKDQKKIESHSNPRDSSPSSSRLIRSSSIHHSKCFEYVVPDELALEYQRMNESSSTETGSSQGAPQSSHQSPRGPVFQESRKASGSISGKHNLIAEAPCETIPENLTTENEVSSKQKSLDDSTHHSKEFLDFLELFNAHRELFLKILHDPSLLVPPEQQEQEASSSGAVPLSKLESFPRPGGSSGKRNPIFDRSDSEKSRRAEIQRSPSRPKSDLEGAKVISTRMPSGVEASTVSLAESRSLKKAGTTSSRFKAISKKIKHVVKDGVFHKMPYGQKMAELTKSTSTKKFAQEEKQIRRSYSIAESVDKYSTLYDSMSRESRISFERPSTAVEDDASLRDKKSPMHMKRITSLPEMELYAPQKDALTEFPGSQIVPKTYDVESDRFSSHQNGSFSIVTEGNLYPDYITERTADIYSEQNDEEGAFLCSLEEDLRSILRTPSSSSFGQSFSHRRINSLPSFDRTFFQDHSRSFTEHSVADSEPTFEDMQLEDDEWLVKPSQASGEYAANFKNDQWLIRPLQPSGIDATDHEDEEWVVETPQLLGANAVEDEEWLVKPALPLGADDSNSEFQFIHEFTEQNDAGSLNIYVNDENEADFQYVKDILKKSGFSCGEADWYASNQPLSPVIFEEAECSCQDLEMTNDEPHSIVRRMLLFDIINEVLMHIYDSSLVNGPWHSRFDPRTRPIPMGSHVLEEVWANVSCYLSLQWKPNTTVDDIVAHDVMRKDSWMNLLYDAECVALDLEDLMVEDLLDDVVLQIVLISIDE, from the exons ATGTTTACATGGAAGACACTCATGTTCAGGAAGAAAACACACAAGAAAGATCAAAAGAAGATTGAATCGCATTCCAATCCGCGTGACAGCTCCCCATCGTCATCACGTTTGATACGCTCCAGCTCAATCCATCATTCAAAATGCTTCGAATATGTGGTTCCTGATGAGTTGGCTTTGGAGTACCAGCGAATGAACGAATCGAGCTCCACTGAGACAGGCTCTAGTCAGGGTGCACCGCAGTCATCACATCAGAGCCCTAGAGGTCCCGTTTTTCAGGAGTCGCGCAAGGCTTCTGGTAGCATTAGTGGCAAACATAACTTGATTGCAGAAGCACCCTGTGAGACCATACCTGAGAACCTTACTACTGAGAATGAGGTCTCCTCTAAGCAGAAAAGCCTTGACGATTCAACGCATCACTCGAAGGAGTTCTTGGATTTCCTTGAATTGTTCAATGCACACAGGGAACTGTTTCTCAAGATTCTTCACGATCCTTCCTTGTTAGTACCACCTGAACAGCAAGAGCAAGAAGCTTCCTCTAGCGGTGCAGTACCGCTGAGCAAATTAGAATCGTTCCCAAGACCAGGAGGATCATCAGGGAAGCGTAACCCTATATTTGATCGGAGCGACAGTGAGAAAAGCAGAAGGGCAGAAATCCAAAGGTCGCCGTCAAGGCCTAAATCTGACCTTGAAGGCGCAAAAGTCATCAGTACAAGAATGCCTTCTGGTGTCGAGGCATCAACAGTTTCTCTTGCAGAATCAAGAAGCCTAAAAAAAGCTGGAACCACTTCAAGTCGATTTAAAGCTATAAGTAAGAAGATCAAACATGTCGTAAAGGACGGAGTTTTTCATAAAATGCCTTATGGCCAAAAGATGGCTGAGTTAACCAAGAGCACCTCCACGAAGAAATTTGCCCAGGAGGAGAAACAAATACGAAGATCATATTCTATTGCAGAATCAGTAGACAAGTACTCGACTCTCTATGATTCAATGTCAAGGGAGTCAAGGATTTCCTTCGAAAGACCAAGTACAGCAGTGGAAGACGATGCAAGCTTAAGAGACAAGAAGTCGCCAATGCACATGAAAAGAATAACTTCTCTTCCAGAAATGGAATTATATGCTCCTCAAAAAGATGCTCTAACTGAATTTCCTGGTTCTCAGATTGTGCCCAAGACATATGATGTGGAATCTGATCGGTTTTCTTCACATCAAAATGGCTCcttcagtattgtcacagaaggaaATTTGTACCCTGATTACATCACAGAAAGAACAGCAGATATTTACAGTGAACAAAATGATGAAG AAGGTGCTTTCCTTTGTTCTCTAGAAGAAGATTTACGTAGCATTCTCCGAACTCCCAGTTCGTCTTCTTTTGGCCAGTCTTTCTCCCATCGACGCATCAACAGTTTACCTTCTTTTGACCGGACATTTTTTCAAGATCACAGCCGCAGTTTTACTGAGCATTCTGTAGCAG ATTCAGAACCGACATTTGAAGATATGCAACTGGAGGATGATGAGTGGTTGGTCAAGCCATCACAGGCTTCAGGAGAATATGCTGCCAATTTCAAGAATGACCAGTGGCTAATTAGGCCACTGCAACCCTCAGGCATCGATGCTACTGATCATGAGGACGAAGAGTGGGTTGTTGAGACACCACAGCTGCTAGGTGCCAATGCTGTCGAGGATGAAGAGTGGCTGGTCAAGCCGGCGCTGCCCTTGGGTGCCGATGATTCGAATTCAGAGTTCCAGTTTATACATGAATTCACCGAACAAAATGATGCAGGTTCCTTGAACATTTATGTCAATGACGAGAATGAGGCTGATttccagtatgtgaaggatatactcAAGAAATCCGGGTTCAGCTGTGGCGAGGCCGATTGGTATGCATCCAACCAACCACTCAGCCCAGTGATCTTCGAGGAGGCAGAATGCTCATGTCAGGATCTTGAGATGACCAATGACGAGCCCCACAGCATCGTCAGGCGCATGCTCCTGTTTGATATCATCAACGAGGTCCTGATGCACATCTACGACTCCTCCCTCGTCAACGGTCCGTGGCATTCGCGCTTCGACCCGCGCACCAGGCCGATACCCATGGGGTCCCATGTCCTTGAGGAGGTGTGGGCAAACGTTAGCTGCTACCTGAGCCTTCAGTGGAAGCCCAACACGACGGTGGACGACATTGTGGCGCATGATGTTATGAGGAAGGACAGCTGGATGAACCTGCTGTACGACGCGGAGTGTGTCGCGCTGGACCTGGAGGATCTTATGGTGGAGGACCTTCTGGATGATGTTGTTCTTCAGATAGTGTTAATATCTATCGACGAATGA